A segment of the Thermus thermamylovorans genome:
TGCCCCCGGAGGACCGGCACCCCCAGGGCCCGGGCCCGTCCCCCCGGGGCCAGGTCGCACCCGGTGACCTCCACCCCCTCCGCCAGGAGGAGGCGGGCCAGGGCGCTCATCCCCACCCCCTCGATGCCCATGAGGTGTGCCCGCTTCATAGGAACTCCTCCAGCCAGTCTGCGATCCGCCCCGCGGCTCCCTCGGGGGAAAGCCGGGCCATGCCCTTGCGGTAGGGTTCTGGGTCGGCCAGGAGGCGCTCCACCTGGGCCTCGAGGCCCTCCCAGTCCGCAAGCTCCGCCCCCCCCGCCTCCTGGTAGGCCCGGGCGTTGGCCGCCTGCGCCCCCCCGTCCAGGCTGGGGGGCAGGGGGAAGAGGAGGGCAGGGAGGCGGTGGTAGGCGGCCTCGGCCAGGGTGCCCGCCCCCGCCCGGCCGAGGAGGAGGTCGGCGGCGCTCATGGCCAGGGGGGCGTCCAGGAAACCCGCCACCCGGTACCTCTCCCCCTCCAGGTGGCGGTAGCGCTCCACCCAGCGCTCCCCCACCTGGTGGAGCACCGGGAGTCCCAGGGCCTTGAGGCGGGGGGGAAGGCGCTCGTTGAGTTCCAGGCTCCCCTGGCTCCCCCCCAGGACCAGGAGGAGGGGCTTCCCCGGGTCGAAGCCCAGACGGCGCTTGGCCTCGGCCTTGGGGTGGCGTTCCTCCCGCACGGGGTAGCCCGTGCGCCGGGCCTTCTGCCCAAGGCCCGGGGGCAGGGGAAGGGGCAGGGAGAGGGCCAGGCCCCGGGCCCGGGGCAGGAGGAGGCGGTTGGCCAGGCCCAGGCGGGCGTTTTGCTCGTGGAGGAGGACGGGAATCCCCTTGAGCTCCGCCAGGAAGGCCCCGGGGAAGCCCGCGTACCCCCCGGTGGAGAGGACCGCCCGGGGGGCCACCTCCCGCAGGACCCGGCGGGCGGCCCAGAGGCCCCGGAGGAGCCCCAGGGCCTCCCGGGGCCGGAAGGCGGCCCGGTCCAGCTTGCCCGCGGGGATGAGGGCGTGGGGAAGCCCCGCCTCCGGCAGGAGGCGGGCCTCCAGCCCCCCCAGGGCCCCCAGGTAGAAGACCCCGTGCCCCCGGCGCCCGAGCTCCCCCGCCACCGCCAGGGCGGGGAAGAGGTGCCCCCCCGTGCCCCCTCCCGTGAGGAGGATCACCGCCCCACCTCCTTGGCCAGGCGCAGGAGCACCCCCACGGCCAGGCCCGAGACCAGGAGGGAGCTGCCCCCGTAGGACACCAGGGGCAGGGGCACCCCCGTGACCGGGAGGAAGCCCACGGCCACCCCGATGTTCAGGGCAGCCTGCAGGGTGAGGTACAGGGTGAGGCCCAGGGCCACCAGGCTCTCCGGCCCCCGGAGCCTCAGGGCCAGGGCCATCCCCCGGGCGAAGAGGAGGAGGTACAGGAAGAGGACCATCCCGCCCCCCAGCCAGCCGGTGGCGAAGACCACGCCGGCGAAGACCATGTCGTTGTGGGCCTCGGGCAGGTGGGGCAGGGCGCCCCCCGGCCCCTGGCCCAGGGGGCCTCCCAGGAGGATGGCCTTCTGGGCCTGGACCACCTGGTAGGCCCCCTGGGCGGGGTCGGCTTCTCCCTGCAGATAGTCCAGGAAGCTTGCGAAGCGCTCGGAGACGTAGCTGAAGCGGGCCAGGTAGTAGCCGGAGAAGGGGGCCAGGGCCAGAAGCCCCGCCAGGCTGACGGTGACCAGCCTACGCCAGGGCACCCCGGCCAGGACGAAGAGAAGCCCGCTCAGGGTGAGGAGAAAGAGGGCGGTGGCGAAGTCGGGCTGCACCAGGACCAGCCCGGCGGTGGCCGCCGCCAGGACCGCGGCCCCCAGGATGGGGTAGTCGTGGCCCTTGCGCCCCACGAAGGAGGCCAGGTAGAAGACCAGGGCCACCTTGGCCAGCTCCGAGGGCTGGAAGGCGAAGGCCCCCAGGTAGAACCAGCGGCGCACCCCCCCGGGCCCGTCCCCCAGCCAGAGGACCAGGGCCAGAAGGGCCAGGCTGAGGAAGAGGAGGGCCCGGCCGTGGCGGAGGAGGGCCCTAGGGGAGAGGAGGAACCCCAGGGCCAGGGCCAGGAGGGCCAGCCCCACCCGCAGGAGGTGGCCGGGCAGGAGGCTGGGCTCCGCCACCCCCACCCCCAGGAGGCCGAAGGCCAGAAGGAGGAGGGCGCTCAGGAGGAGGACGGGGTCCACGGTTCACCTCCCAAGGAGAAGACCGCCTCGCGGAAGGCCTGGGCGCGCTCCCGGTAGTCCTGGAACTGGTCGAAGCTGGCCGCCAAGGGGGCCAGGAGGACGCTCCCCCTTTCCAGGCGCCCCAGGGCCTCGGCCACCGCCCGGCGCAGGGCGGCCCGCCCCTCCCGCTCCCCGATCACCACCACCTCCACCCCCCCTAGGCCCTGGGCCAGGCGGGGCCCGTCCCGGCCGATGGCCAGGGCCACCCGCACCCGGGGGAGGAGGGGCCTCAGGGGGGCCAGGTCCGCCCCCTTGTCCTCCCCCCCCAGGATCCAGGCGATGGGGGCGGGGGCGGCCCGCAGGGCCGCGGCCACCGCCTGGGTGCGGGTGGCCATGGAGTCGTCGATGAAGACCACCTCCCCCTTGCGGGCGAAGGGCTGGAAGCGGTGGGGGGGGGTGGGCAGGTCCTCCAGGCTGGCCCGCAGGGCCCCCTCGTCCAGCCTGCGCCCCAGGAGGTCCAGGTAGGCCCGGGTGGCCGCCAGGGCCGCCCGCAGGTTGCTCTCCCGGGGGTCCTCCGCCGGGGCGAAGGGGTAGGCCCGGGCGGGGGAGGCCTCCGCCGCTGCCCGCACCCGGGGGTCCTCCCGGTTGTAGACCAGGGCGTCTGCGGGGGTGAGGTTCCGGAGGAGGTTCAGCTTGGCCCGGTGGTAGGCCTCGAGGCTCCCGTGCCGGTCCAGGTGGTCCACCCCCAGGTTGAGGAGGACCGCCACCCGGGGGCGGAAGGCGTGGACCCGCTCCAGCTGGAAGCTGGAGAGCTCGGCCACCGCCACCTCGGCCCCGTCCACCACCTCCACCAGGGGTGGGTCCACGTTCCCCCCGGCCAGGGCCCGCAGGCCCTGCCCCCTGAGGAGGTGGGCGGTGAAGAGGGTGGTGGTGGTCTTCCCCGCGGTGCCGGTGATCCCGATCAGGGGGGTGGGGGAGAGGCGGTAGGCCAGCTCCGCCTCCCCCAGCACCCGGGCCCCCCCCTGCCGCAGGCGCTCCAGGTGGGGGTGCTCCAGGGGCACCCCGGGGGCGGCCACCACCTCCCGGTAGGCCCCCTCCAGGGCCCAGTCGGGGGCGAAGCCCAGGGCCAGGGCCTCCCGGACCTCCGCCTCCTGGGGCCGGTCGTCGTAGAAGCGGGCGGGAAGCCCCCGCCGCCTCAGGAAGCGGAGCACCCCGAGCCCGCTCCGCCCCAGGCCGTAGACCAGGATCACGCCCCACCTCCCAGGCCGAAGGCCAAGGCGGTGGCCAGAGCGGTGACCACCGCGAAGCGGAAGACGATCTTGCCCTCCTCCCAGCCCAGGAGCTCGAAGTGGTGGTGCAGGGGGCTC
Coding sequences within it:
- a CDS encoding UDP-N-acetylglucosamine--N-acetylmuramyl-(pentapeptide) pyrophosphoryl-undecaprenol N-acetylglucosamine transferase gives rise to the protein MILLTGGGTGGHLFPALAVAGELGRRGHGVFYLGALGGLEARLLPEAGLPHALIPAGKLDRAAFRPREALGLLRGLWAARRVLREVAPRAVLSTGGYAGFPGAFLAELKGIPVLLHEQNARLGLANRLLLPRARGLALSLPLPLPPGLGQKARRTGYPVREERHPKAEAKRRLGFDPGKPLLLVLGGSQGSLELNERLPPRLKALGLPVLHQVGERWVERYRHLEGERYRVAGFLDAPLAMSAADLLLGRAGAGTLAEAAYHRLPALLFPLPPSLDGGAQAANARAYQEAGGAELADWEGLEAQVERLLADPEPYRKGMARLSPEGAAGRIADWLEEFL
- a CDS encoding FtsW/RodA/SpoVE family cell cycle protein, giving the protein MDPVLLLSALLLLAFGLLGVGVAEPSLLPGHLLRVGLALLALALGFLLSPRALLRHGRALLFLSLALLALVLWLGDGPGGVRRWFYLGAFAFQPSELAKVALVFYLASFVGRKGHDYPILGAAVLAAATAGLVLVQPDFATALFLLTLSGLLFVLAGVPWRRLVTVSLAGLLALAPFSGYYLARFSYVSERFASFLDYLQGEADPAQGAYQVVQAQKAILLGGPLGQGPGGALPHLPEAHNDMVFAGVVFATGWLGGGMVLFLYLLLFARGMALALRLRGPESLVALGLTLYLTLQAALNIGVAVGFLPVTGVPLPLVSYGGSSLLVSGLAVGVLLRLAKEVGR
- the murD gene encoding UDP-N-acetylmuramoyl-L-alanine--D-glutamate ligase, which codes for MILVYGLGRSGLGVLRFLRRRGLPARFYDDRPQEAEVREALALGFAPDWALEGAYREVVAAPGVPLEHPHLERLRQGGARVLGEAELAYRLSPTPLIGITGTAGKTTTTLFTAHLLRGQGLRALAGGNVDPPLVEVVDGAEVAVAELSSFQLERVHAFRPRVAVLLNLGVDHLDRHGSLEAYHRAKLNLLRNLTPADALVYNREDPRVRAAAEASPARAYPFAPAEDPRESNLRAALAATRAYLDLLGRRLDEGALRASLEDLPTPPHRFQPFARKGEVVFIDDSMATRTQAVAAALRAAPAPIAWILGGEDKGADLAPLRPLLPRVRVALAIGRDGPRLAQGLGGVEVVVIGEREGRAALRRAVAEALGRLERGSVLLAPLAASFDQFQDYRERAQAFREAVFSLGGEPWTPSSS